Proteins encoded together in one Kutzneria kofuensis window:
- the icmF gene encoding fused isobutyryl-CoA mutase/GTPase IcmF: MSGAVALHKPSNPVRFITAASLFDGHDAAINIMRRILQSQGAEVIHLGHNRSVDEVVTAAIQEDAQGVAISAYQGGHVEYFTYLVQLLAERGAGHVKVYGGGGGVIVPREIELLHSRGVARIFSPADGQHMGLAAMINTMVASCDTDLSEQVPATWDGLFTGAQDALARAITVIEAGKLPGELRSAMTEAVGDRRVPVLGITGTGGSGKSSLTDELVRRFRLDQQDKLHIAVLAVDPSRRRGGGALLGDRIRMNCLDRERVFFRSMATRRAGAEVPDGLADAILACKAAGADLIVVETPGIGQGDAAIVPFVDHSLYVMTPEFGAASQLEKIDMLDFADAVAINKFERRGAEDARRDVARQLVRNREAFGSTWEDMPVFGTSAATFNDDGVTALYQHLVAELGFEHGVLPRVEGKVSTSASTVVPAARARYLSDIADTVRSYHRRTEEQVEAVRRHAHLVEAQKALDAAGKSTSDLSALVDETERKVDRDSADLLADWPHTVEQYSGDELVFTVRDKEIRTALTRETLSGNKVRRVSLPRFDDDGTLLRFLRKENLPGRFPYTAGVFPFKRDGEDPARMFAGEGDAFRTNKRFKLLSEGSAATRLSTAFDSVTLYGRDPDTPPDVYGKIGTSGVSIASLEDMKALYDGFDLTSPTTSVSMTINGPAPTILAYFLNTAIDQRVDAFRAEHGREPSAEETAELRAWALANVRGTVQADILKEDQGQNTCIFSTEFSLRMMADIQEWFIANKVRNFYSVSISGYHIAEAGANPISQLAFTLANGFTYVESYLARGMDIDDFAANLSFFFSNGMDAEYSVIGRVARRIWAIAMRDRYGANERSQKFKYHVQTSGRSLHAQEMNFNDIRTTLQALCALYDNCNSLHTNAYDEAVTTPTESSVRRAMAIQLIINKEWGLSMNENPLQGSFVVDELTDLVEEAVLAEFDRISERGGVLGAMETGYQRGRIQDESMLYEQRKHNGTLPLIGVNTFLAPQADEGPVEIELARATEQEKESQVERTLDFQRRHRSEAADALARLRTAATSGENVFEVLMDAARVCTLGQITEAFFEVGGQYRRNI, from the coding sequence GTGAGCGGAGCAGTTGCTCTCCACAAGCCGAGCAACCCGGTCCGGTTCATCACCGCCGCCAGCCTGTTCGACGGGCACGACGCCGCCATCAACATCATGCGGCGCATCCTCCAGTCGCAGGGCGCCGAGGTGATCCACCTGGGCCACAACCGGTCGGTGGACGAGGTCGTCACGGCCGCGATCCAGGAGGACGCGCAGGGCGTGGCGATCAGCGCCTACCAGGGCGGCCACGTCGAGTACTTCACGTACCTGGTGCAGCTGCTGGCCGAGCGCGGCGCCGGGCACGTCAAGGTGTACGGCGGCGGGGGCGGCGTGATCGTGCCGCGGGAGATCGAGCTGCTGCACTCCCGGGGCGTGGCCCGCATCTTCTCGCCGGCCGACGGCCAGCACATGGGCCTCGCCGCGATGATCAACACCATGGTCGCCTCCTGCGACACCGACCTGTCCGAGCAGGTCCCGGCCACCTGGGACGGCCTGTTCACCGGCGCGCAGGACGCGCTGGCCCGGGCCATCACGGTGATCGAGGCCGGCAAGCTGCCCGGCGAGCTGCGGTCGGCGATGACCGAGGCGGTCGGCGACCGGCGCGTGCCGGTCCTGGGCATCACCGGCACCGGCGGCTCCGGCAAGTCCTCGCTGACCGACGAGCTGGTCCGCCGGTTCCGGCTGGACCAGCAGGACAAGCTGCACATCGCCGTGCTGGCGGTTGACCCGAGTCGTCGCCGCGGTGGCGGTGCGCTGCTGGGCGACCGGATCCGGATGAACTGCCTCGACCGGGAACGGGTGTTCTTCCGCTCCATGGCGACCCGCCGGGCCGGCGCGGAGGTGCCGGACGGCCTGGCCGACGCGATCCTGGCCTGCAAGGCGGCCGGCGCGGACCTGATCGTCGTCGAGACGCCCGGCATCGGCCAGGGCGACGCCGCGATCGTGCCGTTCGTCGACCACTCGCTGTACGTGATGACGCCGGAGTTCGGCGCCGCGTCGCAGCTGGAGAAGATCGACATGCTGGACTTCGCCGACGCGGTGGCGATCAACAAGTTCGAGCGCCGCGGCGCCGAGGACGCCCGTCGCGACGTGGCCCGCCAGCTGGTGCGCAACCGCGAGGCGTTCGGCTCCACCTGGGAGGACATGCCGGTCTTCGGCACCAGCGCCGCCACCTTCAACGACGACGGCGTCACCGCGCTGTACCAGCACCTCGTGGCGGAGCTCGGGTTCGAGCACGGCGTGCTGCCCAGGGTCGAGGGCAAGGTCTCCACCTCGGCGTCCACCGTCGTGCCGGCCGCCCGCGCCCGCTACCTCTCCGACATCGCCGACACGGTTCGCTCGTACCACAGGCGGACCGAGGAGCAGGTCGAGGCCGTCCGCCGGCACGCCCACCTGGTCGAGGCGCAGAAGGCGCTGGACGCCGCCGGTAAGTCCACTTCGGACCTTTCCGCCCTGGTGGACGAGACCGAGCGCAAGGTGGACCGGGACAGCGCCGACTTGCTGGCCGACTGGCCGCACACGGTCGAGCAGTACTCCGGCGACGAGCTGGTGTTCACCGTGCGGGACAAGGAGATCCGCACCGCGCTGACCCGGGAGACGCTGTCCGGCAACAAGGTCCGCCGGGTCAGCCTGCCCCGGTTCGACGACGACGGCACGCTGCTGCGCTTCCTGCGCAAGGAGAACCTGCCCGGCCGCTTCCCGTACACGGCGGGCGTCTTCCCGTTCAAGCGGGACGGCGAGGACCCGGCCCGCATGTTCGCCGGCGAGGGCGACGCCTTCCGCACCAACAAGCGGTTCAAGCTGTTGTCCGAGGGCTCGGCGGCGACCCGGCTGTCCACCGCGTTCGACTCCGTCACGCTCTACGGTCGCGACCCCGACACCCCCCCGGACGTCTACGGCAAGATCGGCACCTCCGGCGTGTCCATCGCGTCGCTGGAGGACATGAAGGCCCTCTACGACGGCTTCGACCTCACCTCGCCGACCACGTCGGTGTCGATGACGATCAACGGCCCGGCGCCGACGATCCTGGCCTACTTCCTGAACACGGCGATCGACCAGCGCGTCGACGCGTTCCGGGCCGAGCACGGCCGGGAGCCGTCGGCCGAGGAGACCGCGGAGCTGCGGGCGTGGGCGCTGGCCAACGTGCGCGGCACCGTGCAGGCCGACATCCTCAAGGAGGACCAGGGCCAGAACACCTGCATCTTCTCCACCGAGTTCAGCCTGCGCATGATGGCCGACATCCAGGAATGGTTCATCGCCAACAAGGTGCGCAACTTCTACTCGGTGTCGATCTCCGGCTACCACATCGCCGAGGCCGGCGCCAACCCCATCAGCCAGCTGGCGTTCACGCTGGCCAACGGCTTCACCTACGTGGAGTCGTACCTGGCGCGCGGCATGGACATCGACGACTTCGCCGCCAACCTGTCGTTCTTCTTCTCCAACGGGATGGACGCCGAGTACAGCGTGATCGGCCGGGTGGCGCGGCGGATCTGGGCCATCGCGATGCGGGACCGCTACGGCGCCAACGAGCGGTCGCAGAAGTTCAAGTACCACGTGCAGACCTCGGGTCGCTCGCTGCACGCGCAGGAGATGAACTTCAACGACATCCGCACCACGCTGCAGGCCCTGTGCGCGCTGTACGACAACTGCAACAGCTTGCACACCAACGCCTACGACGAGGCCGTCACCACCCCCACCGAGAGCTCGGTGCGCCGCGCCATGGCCATCCAGCTGATCATCAACAAGGAGTGGGGCCTGTCGATGAACGAGAACCCGTTGCAGGGTTCGTTCGTCGTCGACGAGCTGACCGACCTGGTCGAGGAGGCCGTGCTGGCCGAGTTCGACCGGATCTCCGAGCGCGGCGGCGTGCTCGGCGCCATGGAGACCGGCTACCAGCGCGGCCGGATCCAGGACGAGTCGATGCTGTACGAGCAGCGCAAGCACAACGGGACGCTGCCGCTGATCGGCGTGAACACGTTCCTGGCGCCGCAGGCCGACGAGGGCCCGGTGGAGATCGAGCTGGCCCGCGCCACCGAGCAGGAGAAGGAGTCCCAGGTCGAGCGGACCCTGGACTTCCAGCGCCGCCACCGCTCCGAGGCCGCCGACGCGCTGGCCCGGCTGCGCACGGCCGCCACCAGCGGCGAGAACGTGTTCGAGGTGCTGATGGACGCCGCCCGGGTGTGCACCCTCGGCCAGATCACCGAGGCGTTCTTCGAGGTCGGCGGTCAGTACCGGCGCAACATCTGA
- a CDS encoding SDR family oxidoreductase — protein MDIKGSVALVTGANRGIGHAFARSLLAHGAAKVYAGARDLTSITDPDLVPLRLDVTDPDDIARAAAAAGDVSILVNNAGIGSKGDLMTGDFDEARRIMEVNYFGTWAVSRAFAPILARNGGGAVVNMLSLASWVGSARWPAYAASKAAQWSLTQTLRAGLADQGTLVVGVHAGFVDTDMSAWVTGPKITADDVAEQTVRALLADQAEVLADEPTRRTKAALSQPVDAYVSGSLRR, from the coding sequence ATGGACATCAAGGGATCCGTCGCACTCGTCACCGGCGCCAACCGCGGCATCGGCCACGCCTTCGCCCGCTCGCTGCTCGCCCACGGCGCCGCCAAGGTCTACGCCGGGGCCCGGGACCTCACGTCGATCACCGACCCCGACCTGGTTCCGCTGCGCCTCGACGTCACCGACCCGGACGACATCGCCCGCGCCGCCGCGGCGGCCGGCGACGTGTCGATCCTGGTCAACAACGCCGGCATCGGCAGCAAGGGCGACCTCATGACCGGCGACTTCGACGAGGCGCGGCGCATCATGGAGGTCAACTACTTCGGCACCTGGGCCGTGTCCCGGGCCTTCGCCCCGATCCTCGCCCGCAACGGCGGCGGAGCCGTGGTCAACATGCTCTCGCTCGCCTCGTGGGTCGGCAGCGCCCGCTGGCCCGCCTACGCCGCCTCCAAGGCCGCCCAGTGGTCCCTCACCCAGACGCTGCGCGCCGGCCTGGCCGACCAGGGCACGCTCGTCGTCGGCGTGCATGCCGGCTTCGTCGACACCGACATGAGCGCCTGGGTCACCGGGCCCAAGATCACCGCTGACGACGTCGCCGAGCAGACCGTCCGGGCGCTGCTGGCGGACCAGGCCGAGGTGCTGGCCGACGAGCCGACCCGGCGGACCAAAGCCGCGCTCTCCCAGCCCGTCGACGCGTACGTGAGTGGCTCACTTCGCCGCTGA
- a CDS encoding MFS transporter → MTLLLRYKDFRRLFVGNSVSLLGSSVTTVALPLAAVVYLHATPFEMGFLGTVAFLPHLMLGLPAGVWVDRLPYKQILVITDLCQLVLIGSVPVAAVLGVLSLAQLYVVVTLVGVCALFDAVAAQSFTPMLVPREQLLPANSALMLTSSTVNVAGSALGSGLVVLLTAPLATAVDAVSFLVAALCKSRITVSGGGNPLRGKPDLFGGLRIAFTHPVLRPVTIAATLGALGGQMQNAVLVLYLVRVLGFSPGLVGVAVTIAGVAGISGALITPVVTRRLGPGKTFVLGMLLSSCAGLLLAAGPALLSQALRGAGPALYGVNQQTFRQAMVAPEQLSRVNAGWRFLVYGTQPVGAVLGGFLGTVDLRAALIFSAAVMLAGTAVALPVGTAR, encoded by the coding sequence GTGACGTTGCTCTTGCGGTACAAGGACTTCCGCCGGCTGTTCGTCGGGAACTCCGTGTCCCTGCTGGGATCCAGCGTGACGACGGTGGCGCTGCCGCTGGCGGCGGTGGTCTACCTGCATGCGACGCCGTTCGAGATGGGCTTCCTCGGCACGGTCGCATTCCTGCCCCACCTGATGCTCGGTCTACCGGCCGGGGTATGGGTGGATCGGTTGCCGTACAAGCAAATCCTGGTGATCACCGATCTGTGCCAGCTGGTGCTGATCGGCTCCGTCCCGGTCGCCGCGGTGCTGGGCGTGCTCTCGTTGGCGCAGCTGTACGTTGTGGTGACCTTGGTCGGTGTGTGCGCGCTGTTCGACGCCGTCGCCGCGCAGTCGTTCACCCCGATGTTGGTGCCTCGTGAGCAGCTGTTACCGGCCAACAGCGCCCTGATGCTCACGAGTTCCACCGTGAACGTGGCCGGATCCGCGCTCGGCAGCGGGCTCGTCGTGCTGCTGACCGCCCCGCTCGCGACGGCCGTCGACGCCGTGTCGTTCCTTGTCGCCGCACTGTGCAAGAGCCGGATCACCGTTTCCGGCGGCGGGAACCCCTTGCGGGGCAAGCCCGACCTTTTCGGGGGCCTGCGGATCGCCTTCACGCATCCGGTGCTTCGACCCGTCACCATCGCCGCCACCCTCGGCGCGCTCGGCGGTCAGATGCAGAACGCCGTGCTGGTGCTGTACTTGGTGCGGGTGCTGGGTTTCTCGCCTGGCCTGGTCGGCGTCGCCGTGACGATCGCCGGTGTCGCCGGCATTTCCGGCGCATTGATCACGCCTGTGGTCACTCGGAGGCTGGGCCCCGGTAAGACCTTCGTGCTGGGCATGCTCCTGTCCTCCTGCGCCGGCCTCCTCCTCGCCGCCGGCCCCGCCCTGCTCTCCCAGGCGCTTCGCGGTGCCGGGCCCGCCCTCTACGGCGTCAACCAGCAGACCTTCCGGCAGGCCATGGTCGCCCCAGAGCAGCTGTCCCGCGTCAACGCCGGCTGGCGCTTCCTCGTCTACGGCACGCAGCCGGTCGGCGCCGTCCTCGGCGGCTTCCTCGGCACGGTCGACCTCCGCGCCGCCCTGATCTTCAGCGCCGCTGTCATGCTCGCCGGCACCGCCGTCGCGCTGCCGGTCGGCACCGCCCGCTGA
- a CDS encoding glycoside hydrolase family 88/105 protein: protein MSSSISRREFGRLAVLTGGALAAAAGTAEAAPETTEAATDWSKAVVDSTIARNPDPKSLGGWGYTQGLFLYGTYLVYQRLRTPSYLAYIKRWVDYSVDSSGHINNSFNSLDSMQAGVLLPILHRETGDSRYRTAAQQLRNRYPSYPRTSDGAMWHSTSFTQQLWCDGLYMGQPFLADYGKQYNDQTYCFQEAYHNLTTYFGHLTSPTGLLFHAYSADGKASWANKTTHTSPYFWARAIGWVALAHFDVLDALPADDSRRAQLVKNVQQLVNAFVKYQDPATGRWFQVVDKGTDPNNWTETSASSMYTYAISRAVRAGYVSSSLSAAAQKGYQGVLKKVTLGSDGRTNIADICPGTGVTGSLSGYYGRPRTTNDQHGLGTFLIMNEELTKPL, encoded by the coding sequence ATGTCCAGCTCGATCTCGCGGCGGGAATTCGGCCGCCTGGCGGTGTTGACGGGCGGTGCGCTGGCGGCAGCGGCCGGCACGGCGGAGGCAGCGCCGGAAACCACCGAGGCGGCGACGGACTGGTCGAAGGCGGTGGTGGACTCGACCATCGCCCGCAACCCGGACCCGAAGTCGCTCGGAGGCTGGGGGTACACGCAGGGCCTGTTCCTGTACGGCACGTACCTCGTCTACCAACGCCTGCGCACGCCCTCGTACCTGGCCTACATCAAGCGCTGGGTGGACTACTCCGTCGACAGCTCGGGCCACATCAACAACTCGTTCAACAGCCTGGACTCGATGCAGGCAGGCGTGTTGCTGCCGATCCTGCACCGGGAGACGGGCGACAGCCGCTACCGCACGGCGGCGCAGCAGCTTCGCAACCGGTACCCGAGCTACCCCCGCACGAGCGACGGGGCGATGTGGCATTCGACGTCGTTCACGCAACAGCTGTGGTGCGACGGCCTGTACATGGGGCAGCCGTTCCTGGCCGACTACGGCAAGCAGTACAACGACCAGACGTACTGCTTCCAGGAGGCGTACCACAACCTGACGACGTACTTCGGGCACCTGACGTCGCCGACGGGGCTGCTGTTCCACGCGTACTCGGCGGACGGCAAGGCGTCGTGGGCGAACAAGACGACGCACACCTCGCCGTACTTCTGGGCCCGGGCGATCGGCTGGGTGGCGCTGGCGCACTTCGACGTGCTGGACGCGCTGCCGGCCGACGACTCCCGGCGGGCGCAACTGGTCAAGAACGTGCAGCAGCTGGTGAACGCCTTCGTGAAGTATCAGGATCCGGCCACGGGGCGCTGGTTCCAGGTCGTCGACAAGGGCACGGATCCGAACAACTGGACGGAGACCTCGGCCTCGTCCATGTACACCTACGCGATCTCCCGGGCGGTGCGCGCCGGCTATGTGTCGTCGAGCCTGTCCGCGGCGGCGCAGAAGGGTTATCAGGGCGTGTTGAAGAAGGTGACGCTGGGCTCGGACGGCCGCACGAACATCGCCGACATCTGCCCGGGAACCGGCGTCACCGGATCGCTCTCCGGCTACTACGGCCGGCCGCGTACCACGAACGACCAGCACGGCCTGGGCACGTTCCTGATCATGAACGAGGAGCTGACGAAGCCGCTGTAG
- a CDS encoding ATP-binding protein, whose translation MHTAVGADRPPLPRQLLPAPVHFTGRRAELAALDDMLIEAQAGEYPLVVVLTGQGGVGKTALALQWAHARRNRFPDGELHADLAGFGGSDPVPPSEILGAFLRTLGVDPQRMPVGLSEQAALFRSVTADRKLLVFLDDAFSAAQVRLALPASPGCAVVVTSRHRLTGLAADGARILEVEPLTSAAAVRLLARTVGDDRVDRQPDQAQSLVDLCGGLPIAVRVAAARLASRPKWSVARVVTELSDERRRLDALSAPGQVSVLASFDLSYRALSDAEATLYRRQGLQPGAEFGVGPACAVLTGADPAVARKLLGELVEVSMVEEVGEDRFRLHDLLRLHAREQCVRHDGDDERAAALRAVVEWYLAAAGRADRLVSPSRRRLPYAFAAEPVELPEFAGRDEALDWLDGERVNLIAAGRAAMEQGWAELAWQLSDVMWPLLLYRKHYLDRLEIDRRGVAAARTWGNVFAEADMLKRLGRVCAILGRRDEAEQCFRLSMDCARSIDDDRGVADAQEGLALLHLESGQPEPAIDEFRSLAATNRRLGAARSLGLTLINLGTALSAAGRHREALDVLAEAPAVFAGLDVADPYNEARVLVARGRAAAGAGDTDMARETATRALSELAALGSPAGVAESHEVLADIARRCGDVADAVEHLRAAVEIFTTLRSWRLPAARNLLNDLTTSHAAREPAGPQGTDRCGP comes from the coding sequence GTGCACACGGCGGTTGGTGCGGACCGGCCGCCGCTGCCGCGGCAGTTGCTGCCCGCGCCGGTGCATTTCACTGGGCGGCGAGCCGAACTGGCCGCGCTGGACGACATGCTGATCGAGGCGCAGGCGGGCGAGTATCCGCTGGTGGTCGTGCTGACCGGGCAGGGTGGCGTCGGAAAGACGGCGCTCGCGTTGCAGTGGGCGCATGCCCGACGGAACCGCTTTCCCGACGGCGAACTCCACGCCGATCTGGCCGGGTTCGGCGGCTCCGATCCGGTGCCGCCGAGCGAGATTCTCGGCGCGTTTCTCCGCACGTTGGGCGTCGACCCGCAGCGGATGCCGGTGGGCCTGTCCGAGCAGGCGGCGCTGTTCCGCAGCGTGACCGCCGACCGCAAGCTGCTGGTGTTCCTCGACGACGCCTTCTCGGCGGCGCAGGTCCGGCTGGCGCTGCCGGCGTCGCCGGGCTGCGCCGTCGTCGTGACCAGCAGGCACCGGCTGACCGGGCTCGCCGCGGACGGGGCCCGGATACTCGAGGTGGAACCGCTCACGTCCGCGGCCGCGGTCCGATTGCTGGCCAGGACTGTCGGGGACGACCGGGTGGACCGGCAGCCCGATCAGGCGCAGAGCCTGGTGGACCTGTGCGGCGGCCTGCCGATCGCGGTCAGGGTGGCGGCGGCTCGCCTCGCGAGCAGGCCCAAGTGGTCGGTGGCGAGGGTGGTGACCGAGCTGTCCGACGAGCGGCGTCGGCTGGACGCGCTGTCCGCCCCGGGGCAGGTGTCCGTGTTGGCCAGCTTCGATCTGTCGTACCGGGCGCTGTCGGACGCCGAGGCGACGCTGTATCGCCGGCAGGGGTTGCAGCCCGGCGCCGAGTTCGGCGTGGGCCCGGCCTGCGCGGTTCTGACGGGCGCCGATCCGGCGGTGGCCAGGAAGCTGCTCGGCGAGCTGGTCGAGGTGAGCATGGTGGAGGAAGTCGGCGAGGACCGGTTCCGGCTGCACGACCTGCTGCGGCTGCACGCGCGTGAACAGTGCGTCCGGCACGACGGCGACGACGAGCGGGCGGCGGCACTGCGGGCCGTGGTGGAGTGGTATCTCGCCGCGGCCGGCCGGGCCGATCGGCTCGTGAGCCCGAGCCGCCGTCGGTTGCCGTACGCGTTCGCCGCCGAGCCGGTCGAACTGCCGGAGTTCGCCGGCCGTGACGAGGCGCTGGACTGGCTGGACGGCGAGCGGGTCAACCTGATCGCCGCCGGGCGCGCGGCGATGGAGCAGGGGTGGGCGGAGCTCGCGTGGCAGCTGTCCGACGTGATGTGGCCACTGCTGCTGTACCGCAAGCACTATCTCGACCGGCTGGAGATCGACCGGCGTGGGGTGGCCGCCGCCCGGACGTGGGGCAACGTGTTCGCGGAGGCCGACATGCTGAAGCGACTGGGCCGGGTGTGCGCCATTCTCGGCCGGCGCGACGAGGCCGAGCAGTGTTTCCGGCTGTCGATGGACTGCGCGCGGTCCATCGACGACGACCGCGGTGTAGCCGACGCCCAGGAGGGACTCGCGCTGTTGCACCTGGAGTCCGGCCAGCCGGAGCCGGCGATCGACGAGTTCAGGTCGCTGGCCGCGACCAACCGTCGGCTGGGCGCGGCTCGTTCGCTGGGGCTGACGCTGATCAATCTCGGCACGGCGCTGTCGGCCGCGGGCCGCCACCGCGAGGCGCTCGACGTGCTCGCCGAGGCGCCCGCGGTGTTCGCCGGCTTGGACGTCGCCGATCCGTACAACGAGGCGAGGGTTCTCGTGGCCCGGGGCCGGGCCGCCGCCGGCGCGGGGGACACGGACATGGCCCGCGAGACGGCCACCCGTGCCCTTTCCGAGCTGGCCGCCCTCGGCTCGCCGGCCGGGGTGGCCGAGAGCCACGAGGTGCTCGCCGACATCGCACGGCGGTGCGGCGACGTCGCCGATGCCGTCGAGCATCTCCGTGCCGCGGTCGAGATCTTCACGACGTTGCGGTCGTGGCGGTTGCCCGCGGCACGGAATCTGCTCAACGACTTGACCACATCGCATGCAGCACGAGAGCCAGCTGGTCCACAAGGGACCGACCGGTGTGGACCGTGA